One genomic window of Mycteria americana isolate JAX WOST 10 ecotype Jacksonville Zoo and Gardens chromosome 6, USCA_MyAme_1.0, whole genome shotgun sequence includes the following:
- the LINS1 gene encoding protein Lines homolog 1 isoform X3 has protein sequence MTFSGILNVLIMKISLLQQMYKDVLICLLSGYDHLLSHMASKSLASLVYFQLKEENALNVTWLTFSLKTLSGFPVNTHVAECLWTLTTIIKDILKDTVLPKAGILKKLLAPLDAVLEGFYNSILFHHFDSHHYTSPYSEAANNLISFIDLLEALLASRIELDLLLRCQRVLFLKVSYILNLISSSVHYLIKKKFIMLLKKCVLYKSREDAKSGSLFLQNPSLYEDMLALSNAVLQVVNLTWLNQIPLSGKVSYFGGSEAAPGDDTQGGSDQTLLRALSLVVLKALEFKFQNSATEAEIKGDFQSSMSQLLIFWRSHLKSSPQSQLVVHHCEWLSLIFIEQDDDMWEAAKALLLIYLKFDRLRHDAADNLSQKEEETWNFLTHASGYNPHCIFLFLLEKIAFDSTVLLDFLISSETCFLEYLVRYLKLLRKDWHQFLDVCNHFDTKHGTFQSISSVKPCHQEKQGCMTDDSLQNACCEREPQTPISLASSHNYLVFTAEQGDNEVAESNQSNSLVCTDSTSLLGSLQSLVNYDSSEDSELESDGKECLVNTKQVPLNNEDERRIRETGCCYTDDKRNALKSEVLPLKQKGSSTSSCLACMASSDNIIPLRIMLYKSTKCLEELQKAISRLQRRNLFPYNPSALLKLLSHIEKISKNVNPQ, from the exons ATGACATTTTCTGGAATATTGAATGTTCTCATAATGAAGATCTCTCTTCTGCAGCAGATGTATAAGGATGTACTG ATTTGTCTGCTCAGTGGTTATGATCACCTGTTATCTCACATGGCTTCAAAAAGTTTAGCATCTCTTGTGTATTTCCAGCTGAAGGAAGAG AACGCATTAAATGTCACCTGGCTCACCTTTAGTTTGAAGACTCTTTCAGGATTCCCTGTGAATACCCATGTAGCAGAATGTCTGTGGACTCTTACAACTATTATCAAGGACATATTGAAAGATACAGTTTTACCCAAAGCAG GTATTTTGAAGAAGCTGTTGGCTCCTCTTGATGCTGTGCTTGAAGGATTTTATAATTCCATTCTGTTCCATCATTTTGACAGTCACCACTATACTTCACCTTATTCTGAAGCTGCAAACAATTTGATCAGTTTTATAGATCTGCTTGAAGCGCTTCTGGCTTCCAGAATTGAATTAGACCTACTGCTCAGATGCCAGAGAGTATTGTTTTTGAAAGTTTCTTACATCCTGAACCTCATTAGCTCATCAGTTCACTATTTAATCAAGAAGAAGTTCATTATGCTCCTTAAAAAATGTGTCCTTTACAAGTCCAGAGAAGATGCTAAAAGTGGATCGCTGTTCTTACAAAACCCATCTTTATATGAGGATATGCTTGCACTGAGTAATGCTGTTCTGCAGGTTGTGAATTTGACTTGGCTTAATCAGATCCCGCTCAGTGGAAAGGTCAGCTACTTTGGAGGCAGTGAAGCTGCTCCTGGAGATGATACTCAAGGTGGTTCTgaccaaactcttctcagagcCTTAAGTCTGGTTGTGCTTAAAGCACTAGAATTCAAGTTTCAGAACTCTGCTACAGAAGCTGAAATCAAAG gaGACTTTCAGAGTTCCATGTCCCAGCTGTTGATATTCTGGAGGAGTCATCTGAAGTCTTCCCCACAGTCTCAGCTGGTTGTACATCACTGTGAATGGCTCTCCTTGATTTTCATAGAACAAGATGATGATATGTGGGAAGCTGCTAAAGCTTTAttactcatttatttaaaatttgatag GTTACGGCATGATGCTGCTGATAACTTAagccaaaaagaggaggaaacctGGAACTTCCTTACACATGCAAGTGGATATAATCCTCactgtatctttttatttttgctagaaAAAATTGCATTTGATTCCACAGTACTTCTAGATTTTCTGATTTCATCAGAAACTTGCTTTCTGGAGTACTTGGTAAGGTACTTAAAGCTTCTTAGAAAAGACTGGCATCAGTTTTTAGATGTCTGTAACCATTTTGATACCAAACATGGCACTTTTCAGTCAATTTCTTCTGTCAAGCCATGCCATCAAGAAAAACAAGGCTGTATGACTGATGACAGTTTGCAAAATGCTTGTTGTGAACGAGAACCACAGACTCCGATATCTTTGGCTTCTTCTCACAATTACCTAGTGTTTACAGCAGAGCAAGGTGATAATGAAGTTGCAGAGTCTAACCAGTCTAACTCATTGGTATGCACTGATAGTACATCTCTGCTGGGTTCTCTTCAAAGCCTTGTTAATTATGACAGCTCAGAAGACTCTGAATTGGAATCAGATGGAAAAGAGTGCTTGGTAAACACAAAGCAGGTGCCTTTAAATAATGAGGATGAGAGGAGGATAAGGGAAACTGGTTGCTGCTACACAGATGATAAACGGAATGCACTCAAATCTGAAGTGTTGCCTCTGAAACAAAAGGGATCCAGTACCTCATCCTGTTTGGCTTGTATGGCGTCTTCGGATAACATAATTCCCCTAAGAATAATGCTTTACAAATCAACAAAATGTTTGGAAGAACTGCAAAAAGCTATTTCTAGGTTGCAGAGAAGAAATCTTTTCCCATATAATCCATCTGCATTGTTGAAACTACTGAGCCACATTGAGAAGATCAGTAAGAACGTGAATCCACAATAA
- the LINS1 gene encoding protein Lines homolog 1 isoform X1, with protein MTFSGILNVLIMKISLLQQMYKDVLVGIPLAKESHHYTSLLNLCVEQSPERDESCNRMHLPSPNSGIRSHEDIDMSDAVVPTTDDISNSFANMNSSFCPREVMLLQLTLIKMMVAKAESQEIEFNMRQKYCEIFVLLLKEAKIDSKLICLLSGYDHLLSHMASKSLASLVYFQLKEENALNVTWLTFSLKTLSGFPVNTHVAECLWTLTTIIKDILKDTVLPKAGILKKLLAPLDAVLEGFYNSILFHHFDSHHYTSPYSEAANNLISFIDLLEALLASRIELDLLLRCQRVLFLKVSYILNLISSSVHYLIKKKFIMLLKKCVLYKSREDAKSGSLFLQNPSLYEDMLALSNAVLQVVNLTWLNQIPLSGKVSYFGGSEAAPGDDTQGGSDQTLLRALSLVVLKALEFKFQNSATEAEIKGDFQSSMSQLLIFWRSHLKSSPQSQLVVHHCEWLSLIFIEQDDDMWEAAKALLLIYLKFDRLRHDAADNLSQKEEETWNFLTHASGYNPHCIFLFLLEKIAFDSTVLLDFLISSETCFLEYLVRYLKLLRKDWHQFLDVCNHFDTKHGTFQSISSVKPCHQEKQGCMTDDSLQNACCEREPQTPISLASSHNYLVFTAEQGDNEVAESNQSNSLVCTDSTSLLGSLQSLVNYDSSEDSELESDGKECLVNTKQVPLNNEDERRIRETGCCYTDDKRNALKSEVLPLKQKGSSTSSCLACMASSDNIIPLRIMLYKSTKCLEELQKAISRLQRRNLFPYNPSALLKLLSHIEKISKNVNPQ; from the exons ATGACATTTTCTGGAATATTGAATGTTCTCATAATGAAGATCTCTCTTCTGCAGCAGATGTATAAGGATGTACTGGTAGGCATCCCACTAGCAAAGGAAAGCCATCATTATACCTCTTTACTTAATCTGTGTGTTGAGCAGTCACCAGAAAGAGATGAATCATGTAATCGCATGCATCTGCCATCTCCTAATAGTGGTATTAGGAGCCATGAGGACATTGATATGTCAGACGCGGTTGTCCCTACAACAGATGATATATCAAATAGCTTTGCAAACATGAACTCCTCATTCTGCCCACGAGAAGTGATGCTGCTTCAGTTAACCTTGATCAAGATGATGGTTGCTAAAGCAGAGTCCCAGGAAATTGAATTCAATATGAGACAGAAGTACTGTGAAATCTTTGTCCTTCTTCTGAAGGAGGCAAAAATTGACTCAAAATTG ATTTGTCTGCTCAGTGGTTATGATCACCTGTTATCTCACATGGCTTCAAAAAGTTTAGCATCTCTTGTGTATTTCCAGCTGAAGGAAGAG AACGCATTAAATGTCACCTGGCTCACCTTTAGTTTGAAGACTCTTTCAGGATTCCCTGTGAATACCCATGTAGCAGAATGTCTGTGGACTCTTACAACTATTATCAAGGACATATTGAAAGATACAGTTTTACCCAAAGCAG GTATTTTGAAGAAGCTGTTGGCTCCTCTTGATGCTGTGCTTGAAGGATTTTATAATTCCATTCTGTTCCATCATTTTGACAGTCACCACTATACTTCACCTTATTCTGAAGCTGCAAACAATTTGATCAGTTTTATAGATCTGCTTGAAGCGCTTCTGGCTTCCAGAATTGAATTAGACCTACTGCTCAGATGCCAGAGAGTATTGTTTTTGAAAGTTTCTTACATCCTGAACCTCATTAGCTCATCAGTTCACTATTTAATCAAGAAGAAGTTCATTATGCTCCTTAAAAAATGTGTCCTTTACAAGTCCAGAGAAGATGCTAAAAGTGGATCGCTGTTCTTACAAAACCCATCTTTATATGAGGATATGCTTGCACTGAGTAATGCTGTTCTGCAGGTTGTGAATTTGACTTGGCTTAATCAGATCCCGCTCAGTGGAAAGGTCAGCTACTTTGGAGGCAGTGAAGCTGCTCCTGGAGATGATACTCAAGGTGGTTCTgaccaaactcttctcagagcCTTAAGTCTGGTTGTGCTTAAAGCACTAGAATTCAAGTTTCAGAACTCTGCTACAGAAGCTGAAATCAAAG gaGACTTTCAGAGTTCCATGTCCCAGCTGTTGATATTCTGGAGGAGTCATCTGAAGTCTTCCCCACAGTCTCAGCTGGTTGTACATCACTGTGAATGGCTCTCCTTGATTTTCATAGAACAAGATGATGATATGTGGGAAGCTGCTAAAGCTTTAttactcatttatttaaaatttgatag GTTACGGCATGATGCTGCTGATAACTTAagccaaaaagaggaggaaacctGGAACTTCCTTACACATGCAAGTGGATATAATCCTCactgtatctttttatttttgctagaaAAAATTGCATTTGATTCCACAGTACTTCTAGATTTTCTGATTTCATCAGAAACTTGCTTTCTGGAGTACTTGGTAAGGTACTTAAAGCTTCTTAGAAAAGACTGGCATCAGTTTTTAGATGTCTGTAACCATTTTGATACCAAACATGGCACTTTTCAGTCAATTTCTTCTGTCAAGCCATGCCATCAAGAAAAACAAGGCTGTATGACTGATGACAGTTTGCAAAATGCTTGTTGTGAACGAGAACCACAGACTCCGATATCTTTGGCTTCTTCTCACAATTACCTAGTGTTTACAGCAGAGCAAGGTGATAATGAAGTTGCAGAGTCTAACCAGTCTAACTCATTGGTATGCACTGATAGTACATCTCTGCTGGGTTCTCTTCAAAGCCTTGTTAATTATGACAGCTCAGAAGACTCTGAATTGGAATCAGATGGAAAAGAGTGCTTGGTAAACACAAAGCAGGTGCCTTTAAATAATGAGGATGAGAGGAGGATAAGGGAAACTGGTTGCTGCTACACAGATGATAAACGGAATGCACTCAAATCTGAAGTGTTGCCTCTGAAACAAAAGGGATCCAGTACCTCATCCTGTTTGGCTTGTATGGCGTCTTCGGATAACATAATTCCCCTAAGAATAATGCTTTACAAATCAACAAAATGTTTGGAAGAACTGCAAAAAGCTATTTCTAGGTTGCAGAGAAGAAATCTTTTCCCATATAATCCATCTGCATTGTTGAAACTACTGAGCCACATTGAGAAGATCAGTAAGAACGTGAATCCACAATAA
- the LINS1 gene encoding protein Lines homolog 1 isoform X2 — MNSSFCPREVMLLQLTLIKMMVAKAESQEIEFNMRQKYCEIFVLLLKEAKIDSKLICLLSGYDHLLSHMASKSLASLVYFQLKEENALNVTWLTFSLKTLSGFPVNTHVAECLWTLTTIIKDILKDTVLPKAGILKKLLAPLDAVLEGFYNSILFHHFDSHHYTSPYSEAANNLISFIDLLEALLASRIELDLLLRCQRVLFLKVSYILNLISSSVHYLIKKKFIMLLKKCVLYKSREDAKSGSLFLQNPSLYEDMLALSNAVLQVVNLTWLNQIPLSGKVSYFGGSEAAPGDDTQGGSDQTLLRALSLVVLKALEFKFQNSATEAEIKGDFQSSMSQLLIFWRSHLKSSPQSQLVVHHCEWLSLIFIEQDDDMWEAAKALLLIYLKFDRLRHDAADNLSQKEEETWNFLTHASGYNPHCIFLFLLEKIAFDSTVLLDFLISSETCFLEYLVRYLKLLRKDWHQFLDVCNHFDTKHGTFQSISSVKPCHQEKQGCMTDDSLQNACCEREPQTPISLASSHNYLVFTAEQGDNEVAESNQSNSLVCTDSTSLLGSLQSLVNYDSSEDSELESDGKECLVNTKQVPLNNEDERRIRETGCCYTDDKRNALKSEVLPLKQKGSSTSSCLACMASSDNIIPLRIMLYKSTKCLEELQKAISRLQRRNLFPYNPSALLKLLSHIEKISKNVNPQ; from the exons ATGAACTCCTCATTCTGCCCACGAGAAGTGATGCTGCTTCAGTTAACCTTGATCAAGATGATGGTTGCTAAAGCAGAGTCCCAGGAAATTGAATTCAATATGAGACAGAAGTACTGTGAAATCTTTGTCCTTCTTCTGAAGGAGGCAAAAATTGACTCAAAATTG ATTTGTCTGCTCAGTGGTTATGATCACCTGTTATCTCACATGGCTTCAAAAAGTTTAGCATCTCTTGTGTATTTCCAGCTGAAGGAAGAG AACGCATTAAATGTCACCTGGCTCACCTTTAGTTTGAAGACTCTTTCAGGATTCCCTGTGAATACCCATGTAGCAGAATGTCTGTGGACTCTTACAACTATTATCAAGGACATATTGAAAGATACAGTTTTACCCAAAGCAG GTATTTTGAAGAAGCTGTTGGCTCCTCTTGATGCTGTGCTTGAAGGATTTTATAATTCCATTCTGTTCCATCATTTTGACAGTCACCACTATACTTCACCTTATTCTGAAGCTGCAAACAATTTGATCAGTTTTATAGATCTGCTTGAAGCGCTTCTGGCTTCCAGAATTGAATTAGACCTACTGCTCAGATGCCAGAGAGTATTGTTTTTGAAAGTTTCTTACATCCTGAACCTCATTAGCTCATCAGTTCACTATTTAATCAAGAAGAAGTTCATTATGCTCCTTAAAAAATGTGTCCTTTACAAGTCCAGAGAAGATGCTAAAAGTGGATCGCTGTTCTTACAAAACCCATCTTTATATGAGGATATGCTTGCACTGAGTAATGCTGTTCTGCAGGTTGTGAATTTGACTTGGCTTAATCAGATCCCGCTCAGTGGAAAGGTCAGCTACTTTGGAGGCAGTGAAGCTGCTCCTGGAGATGATACTCAAGGTGGTTCTgaccaaactcttctcagagcCTTAAGTCTGGTTGTGCTTAAAGCACTAGAATTCAAGTTTCAGAACTCTGCTACAGAAGCTGAAATCAAAG gaGACTTTCAGAGTTCCATGTCCCAGCTGTTGATATTCTGGAGGAGTCATCTGAAGTCTTCCCCACAGTCTCAGCTGGTTGTACATCACTGTGAATGGCTCTCCTTGATTTTCATAGAACAAGATGATGATATGTGGGAAGCTGCTAAAGCTTTAttactcatttatttaaaatttgatag GTTACGGCATGATGCTGCTGATAACTTAagccaaaaagaggaggaaacctGGAACTTCCTTACACATGCAAGTGGATATAATCCTCactgtatctttttatttttgctagaaAAAATTGCATTTGATTCCACAGTACTTCTAGATTTTCTGATTTCATCAGAAACTTGCTTTCTGGAGTACTTGGTAAGGTACTTAAAGCTTCTTAGAAAAGACTGGCATCAGTTTTTAGATGTCTGTAACCATTTTGATACCAAACATGGCACTTTTCAGTCAATTTCTTCTGTCAAGCCATGCCATCAAGAAAAACAAGGCTGTATGACTGATGACAGTTTGCAAAATGCTTGTTGTGAACGAGAACCACAGACTCCGATATCTTTGGCTTCTTCTCACAATTACCTAGTGTTTACAGCAGAGCAAGGTGATAATGAAGTTGCAGAGTCTAACCAGTCTAACTCATTGGTATGCACTGATAGTACATCTCTGCTGGGTTCTCTTCAAAGCCTTGTTAATTATGACAGCTCAGAAGACTCTGAATTGGAATCAGATGGAAAAGAGTGCTTGGTAAACACAAAGCAGGTGCCTTTAAATAATGAGGATGAGAGGAGGATAAGGGAAACTGGTTGCTGCTACACAGATGATAAACGGAATGCACTCAAATCTGAAGTGTTGCCTCTGAAACAAAAGGGATCCAGTACCTCATCCTGTTTGGCTTGTATGGCGTCTTCGGATAACATAATTCCCCTAAGAATAATGCTTTACAAATCAACAAAATGTTTGGAAGAACTGCAAAAAGCTATTTCTAGGTTGCAGAGAAGAAATCTTTTCCCATATAATCCATCTGCATTGTTGAAACTACTGAGCCACATTGAGAAGATCAGTAAGAACGTGAATCCACAATAA